The Channa argus isolate prfri chromosome 14, Channa argus male v1.0, whole genome shotgun sequence genome includes a window with the following:
- the rorcb gene encoding RAR-related orphan receptor C b, whose product MRAQIEVIPCKICGDKSSGIHYGVITCEGCKGFFRRSQQNNAMYSCSRQRNCLIDRTNRNRCQHCRLQKCLALGMSRDAVKFGRMSKKQRDSLYAEVQKHQKSQECVGSEVGSSTTLSLTGDDGVCGGSGEDGEEGLSRSYSSRGSSSTLSDLDDIAALPDLFDLPLTPEEASEYCSLELLGGGGGASTGNTSNSSSSSSSSSSLSNQNSPQQTMLDGADSNGIQLPHTHSHTHPLLGHTNALLDHLPDDCSITDLERITQSIVKSHLETCQYSTEDMKRFTWVQYTPEETRTFQSKSAEWMWQQCAHHITNAIQYVVEFAKRIAGFMDLCQNDQIILLKAGCLEVLLIRMCRAFNVNNSTIFFNGKFASAQFFKALGCDDLVNAVFELGKGLCRLQLSDEEMALFSAAVLLSPDRPWLSEGQKVQKLQEKVYLALQHSLHKSGASEEKLDKMVSKLPIMKSICNLHIDKLEFFRLVHPETAYSFPPLYREVFGSELSLPDSTDS is encoded by the exons CTCAGATTGAGGTCATCCCCTGTAAGATCTGTGGGGACAAGTCCTCCGGAATCCACTATGGAGTCATCACCTGCGAAGGCTGCAAG GGTTTCTTTCGTCGCAGCCAGCAGAACAACGCGATGTACTCTTGTTCCCGCCAGAGGAACTGTCTGATCGACCGAACCAACCGTAACCGTTGCCAACATTGCCGTCTACAGAAGTGTCTGGCCTTAGGCATGAGCAGAGATG CGGTGAAGTTTGGCCGTATGTCAAAGAAGCAGCGTGACAGCCTCTATGCTGAGGTTCAGAAACACCAGAAGTCCCAGGAGTGTGTGGGCTCTGAAGTCGGAAGCTCTACAACTCTTTCCTTAACCGGGGATGATGGAGTCTGTGGTGGTAGTGGGGAGGATGGTGAAGAGGGTCTGAGTCGGTCCTACAGCAGCAGGGGCTCCAGCTCTACTCTAAGCGACCTGGATGATATTGCAGCACTGCCCGACCTGTTTGACCTACCGCTGACCCCCGAGGAGGCCAGCGAGTACTGCAGCCTGGAGCTGCtcggtggaggtggaggagccaGCACGGGAAACACCTCCAactcatcatcttcttcttcctcttcctcatccttaTCCAATCAGAATTCCCCGCAGCAGACTATGCTTGATGGGGCAGATAGCAATGGGATCCAGCTCCCtcatacacactctcacacacatccACTGCTGGgacacacaaatgcactgcTGGACCACCTGCCTGATGACTGCTCAATAACAGACCTTG agcGCATTACTCAGAGTATTGTAAAGTCTCACTTGGAGACGTGCCAGTATAGCACTGAAGACATGAAGAGATTCACCTGGGTACAGTACACACCTGAGGAAACACGCACTTTTCAGAGCAAG TCAGCTGAGTGGATGTGGCAGCAGTGTGCGCACCACATCACTAATGCCATCCAATATGTGGTGGAGTTTGCAAAACGCATTGCTGGCTTTATGGACCTATGCCAGAATGACCAGATTATACTGCTGAAAGCAG GTTGCCTGGAGGTCCTTCTGATACGCATGTGCCGGGCTTTCAACGTCAACAACAGTACTATTTTCTTTAATGGAAAGTTTGCCTCGGCTCAGTTCTTCAAAGCTCTTG GTTGTGATGACCTGGTCAATGCAGTGTTTGAGCTTGGAAAAGGACTGTGTCGTCTACAGCTATCTGATGAGGAGATGGCTCTGTTTAGTGCTGCCGTTCTTCTGTCACCTG ATCGGCCCTGGCTATCAGAAGGCCAAAAGGTTCAGAAACTCCAGGAGAAAGTCTACCTGGCTCTGCAACACAGTCTACATAAGAGTGGTGCTTCTGAAGAGAAACTGGACAAG ATGGTGTCCAAACTGCCCATAATGAAGTCTATCTGTAACCTTCACATTGACAAACTGGAGTTTTTCCGTCTGGTACACCCAGAGACCGCCTACAGTTTTCCACCACTGTACCGGGAAGTGTTTGGCAGCGAGCTGTCCCTGCCGGACTCCACTGACAGctag